The DNA window GAACAAGAAGCTTAAGAAGACGATTGCAAGTGCACTTCCAGTAGGAATACTTGGAATTGGAGAGCCTCTGATTTATGGTGTCACACTGCCTCTAGGCAAGCCTTTCCTGGGTGCATGTCTGGGTGCCGCCTTTGGTGGTGCTTCAAATGCAGTATTTCATGTAGCTTCAATCAGCATGGGCTTGTCGGGATTACCACTGGCAGCATTGATAAAATCGGATAAAATTGCCTTTTATTTAATGGGAGTAATCATATCCTATATTGCAGGGTTTGTTGTTACATACTTGCTCGGCTTTAATGACCCTGTAGACGAAGAACAGGATTACAAGAGCACAGCAGGAGCACGCAGCACTACAATGTAACGAAAGGAGATAGACATGGTTGGCATATCACTGTATACGGGTATGGGTTACAGCCTTGCTGATAATCTGGAATACCTTGAAAAAGCATCTGAGTTGGGGATAAAGGAAGTCTTTACGTCTTTGCATATTCCGGAAGCTGACAGCAATGTGTACAACGAAGCAGAGGAAATACTGCTGAAGGCCAAACAGCTGGGGATGATGGTAACGGCGGATATTTCCAAACACTATATAGATAAGACCGATATAAAGAAATACAATCTATATGCCCTTAGGCTTGACTTCGGATTTAGTGTTAAAGAAATAGCTGGACTATCCAGGGAGCTGCCCTTCAGGATACAGTTGAATGCAAGTACCGTATCAGATAAGTATCTGGACGAGTTAATACAAAATGGTGCTTCTATTGCTAATATGGAGGTATGTCATAACTATTACCCGAGAAATAATACAGGTATGGCTTACGGACTCTTTATGGAGAGAAACCGGTGCTTTATGAAACATGGAATGAAGATAGCCGCATTCATACCTCTGCAACATCAAAGAAGAGGCCCTCTGCATGAGGGCCTTCCGACGTTGGAATGCCACAGGGCTATAAGACCCGTTATTTCGGCACAGCACTTACTGCATTCCGGAATAGATACTGTATATACGGGAGATGCATTTGCTTCAGAGGAAGAGCTTAAGAGTATATCGGGAATAAAGAAAGATGTCTATTCGATACCTATAAGGTTATTCGGACCAAGTGAAGGGGAAATGCAGGTACTGTCTGGGGTGCATACAAATCGTATGGATCCGGGAGAATATGTAATACGTTCCCAGGAGGCAAGGCTGAAGAAGCATGAGAAGATATTGCAGCATAATACAGCACAAAGAAAAAGATACAGTGTTACTATAGATAATGAAGGATATTTAAGATACGAGGGAGAA is part of the Clostridia bacterium genome and encodes:
- a CDS encoding MupG family TIM beta-alpha barrel fold protein, whose translation is MVGISLYTGMGYSLADNLEYLEKASELGIKEVFTSLHIPEADSNVYNEAEEILLKAKQLGMMVTADISKHYIDKTDIKKYNLYALRLDFGFSVKEIAGLSRELPFRIQLNASTVSDKYLDELIQNGASIANMEVCHNYYPRNNTGMAYGLFMERNRCFMKHGMKIAAFIPLQHQRRGPLHEGLPTLECHRAIRPVISAQHLLHSGIDTVYTGDAFASEEELKSISGIKKDVYSIPIRLFGPSEGEMQVLSGVHTNRMDPGEYVIRSQEARLKKHEKILQHNTAQRKRYSVTIDNEGYLRYEGELQILKRELQSDDRVNVAGDASEAELLIEMIKPGEAFEFILSD